The following coding sequences lie in one Cherax quadricarinatus isolate ZL_2023a chromosome 6, ASM3850222v1, whole genome shotgun sequence genomic window:
- the LOC138851102 gene encoding LOW QUALITY PROTEIN: glutamic acid-rich protein-like (The sequence of the model RefSeq protein was modified relative to this genomic sequence to represent the inferred CDS: substituted 1 base at 1 genomic stop codon) has product EEEEEEEEEEEEEEEEDXEEEEEEDEEEEEEDEEEEEEEEEEEEEEEEEEEEEEEEEEEEKEEEEEEEEEEDEEKEDEEEEEDEEEEEEEEEEEEEEEEEEEEEEDEEEEEEEEKRRRKEEEEEEEEEEEEEEEKEDKEEEKEEDEEDEDEDEEDEEDEEDKEDEDKEDEEDEVGEEDEDDEEEEEEEEEEEEEEEEEEEEEEEEEEEEEEEEEGIKKKLK; this is encoded by the exons gaagaagaagaagaagaagaagaagaagaagaagaagaagaagaagaagactaagaagaagaagaagaa gaagacgaagaagaagaagaagaagacgaagaagaagaagaagaagaagaagaagaagaagaagaagaagaagaagaagaagaagaagaagaagaagaagaagaagaagaaaaagaagaagaagaagaagaagaagaagaagaagatgaagaaaaagaagacgaagaagaagaagaagatgaagaagaagaagaagaagaagaagaagaagaagaagaagaagaagaagaagaagaagaagaagaagacgaagaagaagaagaagaagaagaaaaaagaagaagaa aagaagaagaagaagaagaagaagaagaagaagaagaagaagaagaaaaagaagacaaagaagaagaaaaagaagaagacgaagaagatgaagatgaagatgaagaagatgaagaagacgaagaagataaGGAAGATGAAGataaagaagatgaagaagatgaagtaggagaagaagatgaagacgatgaagaagaagaagaagaagaagaagaagaagaagaagaagaagaagaagaagaagaagaagaagaagaagaagaagaagaagaagaagaagaagaagaaggaataaAGAAGAAGTTGAagtga